A region of Lycium barbarum isolate Lr01 chromosome 3, ASM1917538v2, whole genome shotgun sequence DNA encodes the following proteins:
- the LOC132631713 gene encoding uncharacterized protein LOC132631713, with protein MDAQRALLDELMGSARNLTEDERRGYKEVKWDDKEVCAYYMVRFCPHDLFVNTKSDLGPCLKIHEAKLKESFENSPRHDSYAPKFEAELAHYCEKLVMDLDKKVRRGRERLAQEVEVPPPPPISAEKSEQLSVLEEKIKNLLEQVESLGEAGKVDEAEALMRKVEMLNSEKTALSQQTQQNSALMIAQEKKMALCETCGSFLVANDAAERTQSHVTGKQHVGYGMVRDFLSEYKAAKEKAREEERLAREKEAEERKKLREKENDSRRRRSESSDRDKHKDRDYDRERDRYRGRDRGPDRNGRGSRDFERGSDWKHGISRNGRNRSRERRDRSRSHSPIRHGSRRSRSPVRKY; from the exons ATGGACGCTCAGAGAGCTTTGTTGGATGAACTAATGGGCTCAG CTCGGAATTTAACTGAAGACGAGAGGAGAGGGTACAAGGAAGTCAAATGGGACGACAAGGAAGTTTGTGCATACTATATGGTTCGATTTTGCCCACACGATCTCTTCGTCAATACCAAAAGTGATTTGG GACCCTGCCTTAAAATTCATGAAGCAaagttgaaggaaag TTTTGAGAACTCTCCGAGACACGATTCTTATGCTCCCAAGTTTGAAGCAGAACTGGCCCATTACTGTGAGAAGTTG GTGATGGACTTGGATAAGAAAGTTAGGCGTGGTCGGGAACGCCTTGCTCAGGAGGTTGAAGTTCCCCCACCTCCTCCAATATCAGCAGAAAAATCTGAGCAATTATCTGTCTTGGAGGAGAAGATTAAAAACTTGCTAGAACAAGTGGAGTCTCTTGGTGAAGCTGGGAAAGTTGATGAAGCTGAAGCTCTCATGAGAAAG GTGGAAATGTTAAACAGTGAAAAGACGGCCTTGAGTCAGCAAACACAGCAGAACAGTGCACTAATGATTGCACAAGAGAAAAAGATGGCTTTGTGCGAAACATGTGGTTCGTTTCTTGTCGCAAATGATGCTGCAGAGAGGACTCAGTCTCACGTCACTGGTAAGCAGCATGTTGGCTATGGGATGGTTCGAGATTTCTTATCCGAGTACAAG GCTGCTAAAGAGAAGGCAAGGGAGGAGGAAAGGTTAGCCAGGGAGAAAGAAGCAGAAGAAAGGAAAAAGCTGAGGGAGAAAGAAAATGACAGCAGACGACGAAGAAGTGAATCATCTGACAGGGACAAGCACAAAGATCGAGATTATGACAGGGAACGGGATCGCTACCGAGGAAGAGATCGTGGCCCTGACAGGAATGGCAGAGGAAGCCGTGATTTCGAAAGGGGGTCAGATTGGAAACATGGGATTTCCAGAAATGGGAGAAACAGAAGCAGGGAGAGACGCGATAGAAGCAGGTCACACTCTCCTATTAGACATGGTTCCAGGAGGTCCAGGAGTCCAGTTCGCAAGTATTAG